A segment of the Canis lupus familiaris isolate Mischka breed German Shepherd chromosome 37, alternate assembly UU_Cfam_GSD_1.0, whole genome shotgun sequence genome:
atctttttttaaaaaaaatgcaaacaggtAGACAATTATTAGCATACCTTAaaataatggcttttttttttggtttgtattaAATTTTGAATCAGAGACACAAAGCCATTCATTATTTTAGAGTAAcagaaaatttagagaaatttGCAAAGTTGATTCTTAGTGGTTAAGTGGTCTATTTCTCAGGTGGTCATAGTTTACTTGGGTTTTTAGTTGTAGCTTTACTCACCATCTGTTCAGCGATTTTAGACAAATCATCTAATATTTCTAGGCCTcatgtcattaaaaaaaggaatatattatcGTGTGCCAGGCAATGGGATCTAGTGGGAAACAAGAGGGAATAGATGTGTTCTCTTCCtcatttaggttattttttttttttttttttttttttttttttaaatttttttttatttatttatgatagtcacacagagagagagagagaggcagagacacaggcagagggagaagcaggctccatgcaccgggagcctgatgtgggattcgatcccgggtctccaggatcgcgccctgggccaaaggcaggcgccaaaccgctgcgccacccagggatcccctcatttagGTTATAATACCAACTTCAGATACTTTGCTTTGAAAGTGAAGAGATTGAACTAGATAGTCTCCATATTCTTTGATCATTTACTGAAATAGGATAAAGGTAGAAAAATGGGGTAgatgggacgcttgggtggcttagcagttgagtgtctgcctttagctcagggtgtgatcctggagtcctgggatcgagttccacatcaggctccctatgtggagctgcttttccctctgcctgtgtctccccacCCCGaactatgtctctcatgaataaataaataaaatcttaaaaaaaaagaaaaagaaaaatggagtagAGGGGGAGCTCTTGTATACCTCTTCTATCTCCCATGAATTAAGGGAACAAAATGTGAAGAAGTTCTTGAGAAGGCTTCTCACAATTTGCTATGGAAGGTAAGTTAAACTCTTTGGTTATGTTTTCTCTTACTCTTCTTCATCCCACTCTTGGAATGGCCAATAAACAAAGTCCCAATGTTTCATTTGAATTCCTTCACAAAAGCCTATATCACAACGTAAAACCAAATCAATTTGTGTATCTATGTCAGGTGTTAAAAAGCCATTTCCAAGGATTCCACTCAATCAGGAAGATAACACAATTAGCATGATTAACATCTTTGGAATCTTAGTACAAATTCAAGAATTCCAAATGTTCCAACtctctggagaaagtccatggtattttgatagggattgcattaaatgtgtaaattgccctagatggcattgacattttcacaatattaattcttccaatccatgagcatggaatatttttccatctctttgtgtcttcctcaatttctttcagaaatgttctgtagtttttagggtatagatcctttacctctttggttaggtttattcctaggtctcttatgcttttgggtgcaattgtaaatgaaccctcttgcactgttggtgggaatgtgaactggtgcagcccctctggaaaactgtgtggaggttcctcaaagagttaaaaatagacctgccctacgacccagcaattgcactgctggggatttaccccaaagttacagatgcagtgaaacgccgggacacccgcaccctggtgtttctagcagcaatgtccacaatagccaaactgtggaaggagcctcggggtccatcgaaagatgaagaatatgtggataaagaagatgtggtctatgtatacaatggaatattcctcagccattagaaatgacaaatacccaccatttgcttcgacgtggatggaactggagggtattatgctgagtgaaataagtcaatcggagaaggacaaacattatatggtctcattcatttggggaatataaaaaatagtgaaagggaataaaggggaaaggagaaaaaatgagtgggaaatatcagaaagggagacagaacatgagagactcctaactgggaaacaaacaagaggtggtggaaagggaggtggggggggtgggggtgactgggtgaggggcactgaggggggcacttgatgggatgagcactgggtgttatgctatatgttggcaaattgaactccaattaaaaaaaaaaaagaattccaaatgtAGAGCTGTGGTGATTAGTGCCAACAGAAGGCCACATTCTGCCCTTCAAGTGAAAACATGCTCCATCATTCCATTTAAAGGAGGATGAAAATAACATCAAAATGTAAACTTTTAGACTCTCAGTATAATTATCTTTCAAAGAGTGCCTGCATCTTCATCTGCCAAGAGAAAGCCTTTGCTGGAGAtctgtttattttgttaatatatcttgattaaaaaaaaaaaaagtcctcatgcCCTTATTCTAAGTAATTCACtctgatttttccttcttcagaaaACAAGATTTTGGTGAAGCAGTTGCCCAGGCTTGTGGTATACAACAATGAGGTCAATCTGAGCTGCAAGTATACCTACAACCTCTTCTCAAAGGAGTTCCGGGCATCCCTTTATAAGGGAGTAGATAGTGCTGTGGAAGTCTGTGTTGTGAATGGAAATTACTCCCATCAGCCTCAGTTCTACTCAAGTACAGGATTCGACTGTGATGGAAAACTGGGCAATGAAACAGTGACATTCTACCTCCGGAATTTGTTCGTTAACCAAACGGATATTTACTTTTGCAAAATTGAGGTCATGTATCCACCTCCTTACATTGGCAATGAGAAGAGCAATGGGACCATTATCCATGTGAAAGGTAACAAGCAACCCTACGAGTGCACCACTCTAAAGTAATGGTTTTCAATGGCAGTCTTGAAAACTAGGTCATGATCCGTGGTGGGGTTGGCTAAATCCCAAAGAGGAAGTTTACACATTTTGTACTAGtgacattttgcatattttgatCCCTTTCCCATTCTTCCATAAtgtacagaaggaaggaaatgtacACAAGTGCCATTCCCATGTTGTTTAACTCACTCTattctatttttcagaaaaacatcTTTGTCCAGATGAGCTGTTTCCTGATTCTTCTAAGCCATTTTGGGCACTGGTGGTGGTTGGTGCAGTCCTAGTTTTCTATAGCTTGCTAGTAACAGTGGCTCTTTGTGCCTACTGGGTAAGAGAAGCAACACTGCTTTTGTGTGACTTTCGCACTGCATGTGTATCTGAACATGTTCAAGAATTTTGCCTATGTCGTTCATTTTCTGTTTAACATGTGTGATTGCTGTTATTTCCCTGGTAGGTTTGGGTAGATTCTCTTCTAGCCTGTTCAGCTTTATCTGACATGAAAATCTAATGTGAATTCTATTTTCTAGAAGGCACTATTTAGGTGGCCAGGCAGATTAAGAAGCTAAATGGGTAATTTGAGAGtagagggtagggggtgggagtCTTAGGGCCAGttgcttttcttctcattttgcaAGATCATGATTACATATAAAATcgttttaatatatacatatggataAAAATCCAAGCAACTTGGGAATCTAGGCGCTGAAACCAATGAACAGTTTTGGTTCAGGGCCAAAAATTGTGAGAAATTTGGCTACTGAAATTATGCATTCAAACCTAGCAAAGAAACTAGGTCTGTTTATTTGAGTCATATTTTTATCTCCTCTGAAGCAGTTGAGTTTCATGAGGCCAAGTATGGTTGCTGTCATTTTGAAACTATAATGGGAGTTAGACTTTTCTGAGCTCTCAGCACTGAACTAGAGTTTACCAATTTGTGCATATGTTCATGTAATGAACTTGACgtatttttctttaccttcttcaAAGTTGAAGTTTTGAACACATCTTGATGACCATATCTACTATTAAGATGGGATTCCCTTATCAAGTATCTTTCACTTACTTAGAAACCCCCCTTTCTCATGTACATGGTGTGGAACAGAATATCTCCTGCATTGATTCCATGttgtctttgaattatttttctaaagttagATGCATGTATGAGTCATTTCTTCAATAAGAAATGAATGCTCCCCAAGGATAAAGGACCATTTCTCTTGATATTCACCATCCATTTGgtataaacatatttaatgcTTAATGAGTGCTTATAAAATTGATGACTTGATAACCCCCATAAAGGCCAAACTTAGGACTTAAATGAACATATCTTTAAGGCACATTCTGTACATTCAACTAATCTATATAAAGGCCAGTGACTTCTGGAACCCATGCCAGATGAAACCATCCTGTTGACTATAGACTTGGTCCTGGGAGAGGTAGGTGGAGGTGAGGAGGGCCACATTGGGTTCATAGTCATTTCAATAATAGATCCAGCCcgaaatcctttatttttttttataaagatttatttaattgagagagagggagcatgagcgtgtgagtggggagagggacagagggagagactcctcaagcagactccctgctgagcgcaggacgtggggctcaatctcatgacccatgagatcatgacctgaactgaaaccaagagtccgatgcttaaccgactgaggcacccaggtgacCTGACTGAGATGCTTTTAAACTCTGTTGGCCTGTTACCAAAGTTTGCCTCTCAATCGTTCCCCACATGTTCCTCATATTTTGGAAGATTTCGGGGGCAGATGGACATTTTTTAGGCTGCCTGTGGCCTAATCTGTACGTTTTGCAGCATAGGGAGCAAAGTGGCTGTTTATTCCTGGAAATCCTTTATGCTACCTATCAACTTGATATTTACCAGTCTTGCCTCCTCCAAGTTGCCCAACCCTGGTAACCTGTTATATAGAGATATATTACCTAAATTCTTCCTCTGATGTCAGTTGAGTCCCTCATCTTTCTGGATCTTGGGGTCTTCATACAAGGTACCTTCCTACTTTGAACCTCTTTGGTGTTTGCCAATGATTTTAGAATTTACAATCTTCATCCTTATTTTTGATTCTTGGGAATTTCAACTTCTTGATCTAAAATATAGATGCAGTGGCTTTCTGGGTATACTTCCAGGATAGGTGCTCCCTTGTAATACACTGACCTAGGTCAGTGTAATTTATAGCTTCCCAGGAAGTAGTTTTGGGAATTACTTTAATTTTAGTGGCCAGAAGGGTGCTACTCATCATTTAAAACTTGTAAATATGCATTAGAATATCAGTTACTATAATTAGGCACTAATTTGCTCAGTGGCTTGAATCACGTGGAGGAACAAAAGCCAATTCTCATTTTCAGTGAATTTAACCAGtttactttgtttgtttgtttatatgttttttgaagattttatttatttatttaagagagagacagcacaagcagggaggagtggcagagggaaaaggagaagaagcaggctctccactgagcagagagtgggatgtagggcttgatcccagggccatgagatcatgacctgagcacaaggcagacgcttaattgactgagccacccaggcaccctaaacaGCTTACTTTCAATTTGGAAGCATCATGGATGctacgggtttttttttttgatagctctGTTTGCTTTGTCTTGATAAAACTTACTTTGGTCTTACTCTGTTTCATTAGGTTCCCTGTGAATTAGGAAGAGCCAGTGGTTGGCATGATCTCATCTTCTGTTGCCTCTTGTAGTTAATTAGGTTGTCCAATAAGAACCCGTTATTTGTATCTCAACCTAGGTCTTTGTACTTTCTGTAAAGcgtatgaaatatatatttatatttcataggaTAACACAGCACTTTCCCCTTGGCCCATCTTTTCTTGCTGCTATTACTGTTTATACCTTGTTGACCTA
Coding sequences within it:
- the CD28 gene encoding T-cell-specific surface glycoprotein CD28 precursor; this encodes MILRLLLALNFFPSIQVTENKILVKQLPRLVVYNNEVNLSCKYTYNLFSKEFRASLYKGVDSAVEVCVVNGNYSHQPQFYSSTGFDCDGKLGNETVTFYLRNLFVNQTDIYFCKIEVMYPPPYIGNEKSNGTIIHVKEKHLCPDELFPDSSKPFWALVVVGAVLVFYSLLVTVALCAYWIKSKSSRILQSDYMNMTPRRPGPTRRHYQPYAPARDFAAYRS